In one window of Nicotiana tabacum cultivar K326 chromosome 12, ASM71507v2, whole genome shotgun sequence DNA:
- the LOC142167027 gene encoding uncharacterized protein LOC142167027 — MEEALWAYRMTHRTPTQTIPYSLVYGVEAVLPLERQIPSWRLAVQEGLTEEENARMRLEEQESLDEKRLEAQQSLECYQARLSRAFNKKVRLRSFQVGNQVLAVRRPIITS; from the coding sequence ATGGAAGAAGCTTTGTGGGCATATCGTATGACTCATCGCACACCGACACAAACAATTCCTTATTCTCTTGTTTATGGAGTCGAAGCAGTTCTTCCTCTTGAGCGTCAAATACCATCCTGGCGACTCGCTGTCCAAGAAGGTCTTACTGAAGAAGAAAACGCCCGTATGCGCCTTGAAGAACAAGAGTCCCTTGATGAAAAAAGGCTAGAAGCCCAAcaaagtcttgaatgttatcaagctcgtcTTTCTCGTGCTTTTAACAAAAAGGTTCGCTTGAGGTCCTTCCAAGTTGGCAATCAAGTTCTTGCAGTAAGAAGACCTATTATCACCTCTTGA
- the LOC142167028 gene encoding secreted RxLR effector protein 161-like, translating to MESIPYSSIVGSLMFAQTCTRPDISFAVGMLGRYQSNPGIDHWKAVKKVLRYLKETKDYMLMYRKSKHLEIIGYSYSDFARCIDTRKSTFGYLFQLAKGAVS from the coding sequence ATGGAATCAATTCCTTACTCTTCTATTGTTGGTAGTCTGATGTTTGCTCAGACTTGCACAAGACCGGATATTAGTTTTGCGGTCGGGATGCTGGGAAGATACCAGAGTAATCCAGGAATTGATCACTGGAAAGCTGTAAAGAAAGTTTTGAGGTACCTGAAAGAAACGAAGGATTACATGCTCATGTATAGGAAATCCAAGCATTTGGAAATTATTGGATACTCGTATTCAGATTTTGCTAGATGTATTGACACTAGAAAGTCCACGTTTGGTTATTTGTTCCAATTAGCTAAAGGAGCAGTATCGTGA